A stretch of DNA from Ranitomeya variabilis isolate aRanVar5 chromosome 1, aRanVar5.hap1, whole genome shotgun sequence:
gaaaggccgccttttctcccatgcctgtactaccgatggctgtagactgggctgggagtgtgtggatgactgggaaagtggtgctgcgggtggaattaggctagtttcacactagcgttaactgcaatacgtcgcaaatgcgtcgttttgccgaaaatacgcatccagcaaaagttcttgctggatacgttttttcgtcatagactaacattagcgacgcatttgcgacgcattgcaaaacgttgcgtccgttttgcgacgcttgggcgtgtggtagcggaccgtcgggaaaaaaaaacgttacatgtaacgttttttgctcccgacggtccgctttttccgaccgcgcatgcgcggccggaactccgcccccacctccccgcacttccccgcacctcacaatggggcagcggatgcgtgggaaaaatgcatccgctgccctcgttgtgcggcggagaccacgctagcgtcgggaacgtcggcccgacgcacagcgacgggttgttcccgacgctagtgtgaaagtagccttacagcgggtctctggacaacagggccagaggttcttccacggcgatcctgggaggaagccgaaccagctgcgtgtgagctggaggaagaggcaacacgagctgaagaggtggtagctgccgctgttggttggcctagctcttcagtgtgtttttctaactccgccacgtgcctggtgcgcacatgtttccacatgttggaggtattgaggttgctgacatttttccctcttttgactttttgatgacacaccttgcatttgacatagcaaatgtcatctgcaactgtgtcaaaaaaggaccaggcactgcaagtcttgggagcgccctttttggcttttggaagagacatgctcctaacgggtgccaaagcggaggctgcaggatccgcagtcttccccctccctctccctctttgggccgtacggggaatctcttcctcagagctgctcccaccaccttcctgtccctcacaccaagatgggtcaaggacctcatcatctacactaccctctgcccccaactgctcctcctgggtagtctcagcagcagagcacgcaccagtaagtggcacctgagtgtcatcagcagctgatgcggcctgcgatgtggtgaccggagccactggcccacccgcctcttcagaggaagagagaaaaagctgttgggcatcactgcaccctgcctcttcttccatttctccaatgctgcttggctggtcccctgtttccaagccaagagattcagagaacagaagtagagacggctcctgtcctgggctctctgtctgcctgggcaatttggcaggtggtgaagagacagatggctgctctccagtgctctgtgtctgagaggatgtggcactaattgaagttgatgcattagctgccatccatccgacaacggcttcaatttgttcttcacgcagcagcggtgtacggcgctctgcgacaaagctgcgcatgaatgactgttccctggtgaaagtgggtgctgatgagtcaccggtgcccgcagcaggcacagaatccccacgtcccctccctgctccgcgcccacgcccacgtgccttactcactgccttcttcatcttggttgactgataaagataagcagaaaagtactaacggctttgtgtgcttattcctgaacaactcctaacaggtataagaaacactaattttctaaagtgtggactagactttaatatgagctaatgtggcctacacaaatgtaaagtggtgtcactggtgtgtttggtgaactttattatttatttatttttggggggctgaactgacaacagatagagctgcagtcacacagagaccgtgcagacagccgtaaacggcgctgcaaggcccaaaaaccctcctctacgttatcctatgtagtgtttttccacaaattagctggacacgggtggaaagacactaataggatttttttgaaaaaattagcagcagactacactactttgaaaaaaaaaaaaaaaaagaacagtatgaggcaatgaaccaccctccctgaactgaatacaaccagctatggatggcctatgtggctgcactcagactagagagtgggctgcactcacacacacacacacacagaccttgcagatcgctgtgaaaacagcgctacaaggcaaaagcaaggtgaatagtaggtgaacacagcggttgctaaattagcctttgaaaagcacaaagaagcaaatcgctatctctaaactggccctcagtcagcaaacagcgtcctgtcactaactgaattcacagcagagtgagcgcaaaatggcgccagcgacttttaaactgcatcatgacatcatttcagcagccaatcacagccatgccagtagtttcatgccctccatgctgaacaggatgtgcccacacttggaatcattctcattggctgaatttgtgcagtttgaatctgtgaacttccgattccggtatccgatacgcggcaagtatcggaatcccggtatcggaattccgataccgcaagtatcggccgatacccgatacttgcggtatcggaatgctcaacactactcatagcgCAAATACTGCATTTTTTTCCTTCTGCTTTATCCGGCACATGTCCGCACCACATAATGCAATAACAATCTTTTGTTATAATTACATTTTTCTTACTGTATTCTCCCTCTTATTTGAAGCGTTTTTGGAGCTGACTTGAAGTTGTATATTTAATTGTGCAGAAAAGCTGTGATACTACACTTAACACTGCAATtactttttttcatgcgtttgttcCTGACTCTAGATAAAAGTCTAGAGAGAAAAATTCCATCAAAACTGTACAGTCCAGCAGCGTCTTTGGCTGCACAGTGGGCGGAGTTACAtctaatcactagggttgagcgacttatttttataggatcgggtctggtttcacgaaacccgactttctcaaaagtcgggtcgagtgaaatcggccgatcctataaaaaagtcggggtcggggtcggccgaaacacgaaacccaatgcagtgcaatgggatactatcgttcccagggtctaaaggagaggaaactctccttcaggccctgggatccatattaatgtgtaaaataaagaatcaaaataaaaaatattgatatactcaccctcggacgcgccctggtactaaccggcagccttccttcctaagaatgagcacgtgaatgacctgcggtgacatcgcggctggTGATTggcattcctattaggtatatactcaccctcagacgcgccctgcttctttccggcagccttccttcctaagaatgagcgcatgaaggaccttggATGAcggcgcggcttgtccatgtgaccgctcgcgaccaatcacaagccgcgacgtcaccgcaggtcattcacgcgctcattcttaggaagggaggctgccggttagtaccagggcgcgtccgagggtgagtatatcaatattttttattttgattctttatttaacacttaaatatggattccgataccgattcccgatatcgcaaacatatcggaactcggtatcagaattccgataccagattcagaagatcgccgacctcatggccgaccccacacagacagctgtttcggggtatttgctggatttgttggatgttttgatctccccgaggtcatttacctttatgtttatagccttttcactaggcactgctcctaatagccagtttcctactccacactgatgaggggtaaataccccgaaacagctgtctgtggatggataccatgttttggcataggtggttttcctttattggaatgctgcccttcccgtggttgttccttcccggggaaagacctgactatttattgcttgcgttgagaaacacgtgatggtgtctccgtggcttttctacatgcatatgtGTATTTTATGACATGACATACTACCCACTGTACATTGAAGATGCTAATAAACTGTgctgttttggtgcatttttttctcctCTAGAGGGTTCTATGTGAGGCATACAAAATTGCATGAAGTTAATAATGCCACCACCAGCACATCACATCCATGATAGTAGATACACAAGAGACCACgaggaagattaaaaaaaaaaaaaaaagattcagaaATAGTTCAAATTAACACACATATTACAAGTGTAACAAGGTGCCTCAAAATGTAGGGACTGCCTGATAATAGAACAGTGTAGGGTCAGCCCTAAAAAGAGCACAACCATAGCTCCAACAGTATACTTAAAATTTGTTTGGCATAATTCACACAGATTCACTATAATATCATTTGATCTAATATAACAGAATATGTAAAGTCACTCAGGATAATGTGTGATAAGCAACTTACGGTAATCCATCCCACTATTGTGTATCTGTATGAGACCAAAGTATGGAAAGGTGAAAGTGTATATGTGCAAAAATATTAGTCTAATAAATAGTCAGTGAATGATGACAAATAGCTTGCTAGACCAACTGAAGGAGCAACCAAATGTATTTTAGCAAACTCCAAATgagccataagggtatgtgcacacgttgcgcattctgctgcggatttttccgcagcggtttttggaaaatccgcagtgaaaaccacagtggaccagggagtatttgtattggtttattattttagttttttttgcaggagatcgaggacgtcacatggattggcagaacaataaggATGGGAAAAATGTGTAGTGTTTTACTTCATTAAAATacttaattctgtctgtttgtttatttaaccctttaacatatataggattagtaatggataggggtcTGCTTTTAATGTTTCTGTGTTTTCACTTGGCCTAAACTTATACATAGTGCTACTgtgctttcttttttctatataatgcagtctggcagcttgcacatgttcacacttaggaggcGCTGGTCAGTTTTttgtatatctatagatctatctatgtcTCTGTCATTTATTATCTATaaactatctattatctttctatctgtgtgtaaacattcttcaatggagtatgtaaatgaaaaggttgtacaataaatgacatcacaattcttttttttttctttgttaaataatagatctttatttagcataCAAAACCGcttgaaaatctgcatcaaaaacgcacagatttttacctgtgttttctgccaagagatgcagaatctgcgcagaaaattccacaggcaaatctgcaatgtgtgcacatacccttagattgcacataggtggacttccttttactaagcatgtgacttatgaaggtaattgcttgcaccataaatatttaggggcttcatagcaaaaaggATGAATACATATGGACAAGCCAATGTTTAGTTATTTGAtcacataaatttaatttatgcctataatttttctcacttcactaacaGACTAATGCACATGCATTACATACAAAttgaattacaaaaatatttaaatccCAGTTGTAATGTGACGAATAGGTAAAAAGTcaaggggggtgaatacttttgcatgcTTCTGTAGTGAAGCTTACATAAAAATTAGAAAGATCTGTCTGCTATTATGgaacaaaaaaataaatctatatgtCCCAACTAGACATGACCATCATGCACAGATGATGTTGCGTTGGGGACGCCAGATGGCAACAGATTTGCGGACCTCCAGTCCCGTCGCCAAGTACCATTGACCTAGACACTGGCCCATAGTCCCGTgaattgatctgctcatctctagtcacaacaATCCCTGATACAGAGGTACAGTATTGGATTTCGGTCTATGCCCTGCAGTATCGTGCGTCTGCTGAATcactaccaacatccactctgACATTTCCTGCCAAGGTAGAAAAATGGTTAATGGGTGGGACATGGCTTGTTCCTCTTTGTGTTCTGTACAAGTTGGAGGCATGAGACGATCAATAAATGATCTTTACTATCTGCAGTCTTATTATCGATTCTATGAACATTCATGAAACCGTGGTAAAGAAAAAGCATGGTTAATTGTGTTTGCCTGACTACCATTAGAAATAGGAGTCATCTTGTGAGAAGAGAGATGTCAGAGAAGCTCTAAATACTGTATAATGTGATATTTGCTATATTTCCATTGACTAACATAGAAGATGACTTTTTGTGTGTGACTTTTTCTGTCAGTCAGGGTATTCCAAACATTAATAAAATCTCCAGCATATTGAATATAACCTCCTTTCTGAAAGGAAAGGGTGAGGCAGAGAAGATGAATACCGTGCCATGGCGGTGTGCACAGATCAGTAAGGAATTTGTACCATTTTATTAATACATGGCTTCTTTCTTCTAAAAGCTGCTGCACATCTGTCCATACTTTGTGTAGTATTAACGTGAATTGAACTGAGTTGCGCTAAAAagtagccatttttttttctacttttcgaCATCAGCTTTTAATCCCCAGCCTTTGCTTATTCTGTTCCAGTATACACAGCAAAGCTCACAAGGGAACggtcttgtttttttttctccattcagAAAAATGTAAATATGGAGTAAAATATGAAAGCATAGAAACATGGGAGTTAAAATTTATAGTACTTGCATTTGTTAAAACCTTTAATGGTAACAAAACCTCAAAAATATTTTAGGATAGTTATACTTCTGTTTAATACTTACTGTTGAATAAAAATGCTAAAATGTTTTGAACTGTGTGAGCTCATGAAATATGCCGCTCAGGATTTGTGGGACTAATTGACCCCATTCCCACTATCACTATTGAATAGGTAAACATATTTCAATTGTCACACCCAACCCCAGAGTCATAAAAACTAGTGCTGAGCTAATTGATTTGCAAGACACCGACCCAAACCTACGTCAAATTCCGGAAATTGCACTCCTGCTTTATCAGTTttcatactgtaaaaaaaaaaaattgtattctaGATAACCAACTCACGAGCATGGACCACTACAAAGATCAAGAAGAAAAGAATTGCTTTATTCTGAACTTTACAATTTTCATAAAGCTTAGCAGTAAACtatacagaattaaaaaaaaaaaaaagtttagaatgATTACAATTTTCTATAAATCTCTGAAAAATAAAATCTCTTAATAAAAGTGACGCATTTTCAATTGCGCCTATAAATTAAAAATTTGGTAAAGTGGCTTCTATAGGTAACTAGGTAACGTCATCAGTCCTATGCTAACTGCAGTAAGGATAAGCATCACAACAGGACAAGGAGACCTTGCCCTTCCTTTGGACTGCATCATTCGCATTTCCTCTTTATACTCGTTGGATTCTGTGaaggaaaacaaaaataaataaaaattatatatatatatatatatatatatatatatatatatatatatatatatatatatatatatatatatatacggaccATTCAAATACATGGAAATCACCAGGAAAAACATATAGCAATTATAGACATCAAAATCTTTTCTGCTATGAGAAGAAACAGGATGAGCTGTAGTTCTTATTCTTTCCCTAAACATTTGCAGGAGACATgggccctttatgggaggtaaaagGTGTTAAATGTCTGCTACTGATTTCTTCAGCTCCCTTTGTAGTCATAAAGGACTTTTGATAAGACAACTAGAGCCTTGTCATTTTCCCTTCTATGAAAAGGGCATAAAATGCATGACAGCAGTGATTGCTTCCATATGCTCCCATTTTCTCACATAATCTAGTTATCTGTCCATTTTAACCCGACCTGCTAGGTGACAAATGGAATTCCGGACAGCTCATTGCTATCTGACGTTTTATTGCTTGCAAAATTCTGGAGTAGAATGAGGCCAATTTTACAGCGTTATTAGAGTTTATTCAGCTTTCTGGTTCTATTTTATAGTGATAATTATAATTcagcaaaaatatttaaacaaaacAACCATATGGAAAAATGCAAAACATAGGTCTATAAAATATCTTCTTTTGGTGAGCGGATACAGTTTCTGTACACCGTACCTGTATTTTTGTCATTCCCGATACCAACTCCCCTACTCCCCATCCCCACTGGACAGAAGCATTAGGCTGTGGGAACACGTTCCGGATtttatgcagaattttcctgaataaaaccggagattttctgcagaaaagccccatgcgtttttcttgcggattttacGTGTTTTTTTCCGaatcttcccaatgcattaaatagcgggaaatccacgattaatccgcaaaattaatgaacatgctgcatatttttccgcgatgcgtttttatcacggaaaaaaatgcaacatgtgcacaaaaattgtggaattcattcaaaatgatgggatgcttaatgaaaGCATTTAAGCATTTTTTTGCCATGGAAAACcgccaaaaaaaaaggaaaaaatccggaacgtgcgcacatacccttatagcATCTGTTGGGTTGTCAACAAGCTATACCAGATCCCTAAATGGCTAATCTGCTATATGCAAGTATGGATATATCACTGTATAACCAAGAAAAGACTATTACTGGCCGGAAGTGCATTTTATGTGGCCATTGAAGGTGGACTACCATCTACCATTAGCCGTGATGGATAAGGCACCTAAGGATTATTTCCACCTTCATTAACTATTGATCTATGCTCTATCTatctgagtgtatgtgtgtatcgaTGATATCCtagtggttgccatggtgacgatgatgtcataaaggttgccatggtgaagatgtcAATggatgccatggcgacgatgatgtcataataggttgccatggcgactatgtcagaatggttgccatggcaaatatgatgtcataataggtatatgggcatgggaatatgggatggaggatatgtatgatgggtatatgggcacgggactatgggatggaggataatcattataatttgttataactaaccacagttagttactgtgCTCGGCAACGCCGGGCTCATCAAAATATTGTAATTATATCCTACAATAGCTGATTATTGATTGGGCCAAGGGTGTGATACAGAGATATTTTTCCGTAGCCCAGGATCCTGAAGGCCTACTAAAGAAAGCACCTTTTTATAAATTGCACCCGATAGATGAGGGAACATGTTTCAGATTACACCAGGGCCCAGGAGTTTTGTTCACATCACATTTCATCTTTCAGGGTTTACGTCTAAAGCCCTGAAAACTGAGACTTGAACATATGTACTTACAAGGTAATTGACTGACGTGGTGGACTACAGTTTGGTTCTCACCGTATCATCGATGTTAATTGTCTTGTCAGCACAAGATCACATTTTCAGGGCTTTGGACTTAAGCCCCGACAAAGCCACCAATGATAAAACCTGCCTGATATTCTAGATGTAAACCTGCCCTGAAGTTCCAGCTGTAAACTTGGCCGTGTTATTTAGACTGCAGTTTACAACCACCTCGTTTGGCCATTGAATGGCATGATTATTTGTACTTGGGAAACTACATGGTTAATCTAATAGGTGCTGAACATGGCATAATACAGCTTGAAGCTGGAAGTGCACATCCCCATTATAAACCCATTACTATGGTCTATTGCTATGTGGAAATTAACCAAAAAAAACCCTACATGACAGGAATGGGGACAAAAAAGGATTAACATTTTGATGTGACTCCTCAAGGACATATTTACTGCCATTTCatgagaatatatatattttttttgttaatggAATTCCAGGTTATAAATTAAGTTAAATATCTTCGTAATAATTCAATTAATTTGGCAATTCCGTCAATATATCTGAAACCATATACTGGCTGGCTACACTGCAGCCGCGACATGGGATTCATTTATCTTTGTTTCCCGGCTCTTGTAAACCGTGCATGTATGTTTTACGTGTTTGTGTTGCTTATCAAAGGCTAACATGCTCCCTCTAAACACTCTTTGGATTGCTTGGATTTTCGGAAATGGTAAAAACAGAAGGCAATCATTTTCTGTTAAGCAGTGGAGATTGCCGCAGGCACAATATAATTCTAGCAGCTTATTGCTACAGCTTCCCAAGAAATGTGTACGGATTTGTACACTTTGTTATTTTTATGTGTGTATAAATGGCCGCACTGTAAACTATGCCTTTGTTACATAAAATCTATTGCAACCTGGAGAGTCAATCATTTTCCATTGATTAAAATGGAAAGCATCTATACTTAGACTTACCACAGGCCCCAGATGGGAAGCAGTACATAACGCCATGAATGCATCTGCATAAAGCACACTTCTTGGGCAGCCAGTGATTGTGAGCTACAGAACCACAATACCTTGATGAAAAAAAAATAGAGCAGATAAAAGATCAGTCCTCGAAGGTAAATGTAATGCATGGTGTATGGTTTGCTTGCATAACACGCACCTTTTCCGCAAGTCAAACTCACAATGTCTTCCTGTGAAATGCTTAGGGCAGGCACAGAAACTGCCTAGCATGCAGGTACCTCCATTCTGACAGCAATGCTTGTCCAGTGAACTTGCtggaaatataaatacatatattatgTAGATGTGAAActtgtaatctgtcagcaggttttgctatgtaatcagagagcagcataatgtagggaaaggTACTCCGATTCCAGTGGCTGGGCTTTTCTGTTTCAACGCAATCATTGTTAAGCTCACTAATTAACAGACCTCTGTATCTCATCTTAGACTCTTGTAACAGTGGTGGTGCCACagaattggaggatggctgatgggtaccgatatttaagaaaggttaAAGGATGGATCCAGACAACTACCACCCAGCAAGTCTGACATCAGTGGTGGCAACTACCACCCAGCAAGTCTGACATCAGTGGTGGCAACTACCACCCAGCAAGTCTGACATCAGTGGTGGCAACTAGCATccggtaagtctgacatcagtGGTGTGCAAGATTTTTTAAagtgccgtatatactcgagtataagccgacccgagtataagccgacccccctaattttgccacaaaaaactgggaaaacttattgactcgagtataaagcctaggggggaaaatgcagcagctaccggtaaatgtcaaaagtaataatagataccaataaaagtaaaattaactgagacatcagtaggttaagtgtctttgaatatccatattgaatcaggaattccatattaaaatatgccccatataatcctgcataaaggttaataaaggccccataagatgctccatagacacatttgcccaataatgctgcacaaatgccgattatggccccataagatgctctataaagatatttgccccttatagtgctgcacaaacgttatggccctataagatgctccatacagacacttgccccatatgccgtagtgccctacaaacgttatttatggccccatacagacacttgccccatatagtgctgcacaaacattatgcccctatatagtgctgcagaaatgttatggccccatatagtgctgcagaaacgttatggccccatatagtgctgcagaaacgttatggccccatatagtgctgcaggaatgttatggccccatatagtgctgcaggaatgttatggccccatatagtgctgcaggaacgttatggccccatatagtgctgcaggaacgttatggcccccatatagtgctgcaggaatgttatggccccatatagtgctgcaggaacgttatggccccatagatgctccatacagacacttgccccatttgctgcaaaaaaaataaataaatcacatactcacctctccgtcgctcaggcccccggcactttcaacagtcacctgctcctcgttccagcgccgatctgtctccagcactgacgttcagcagagggcgtgcactgaccacgtcaccgcgccctctgacctcagcgtcactgctggagacagatcggcgcccggaacgaggagcaggtgactctcgcgcagcgcagcgctcccctccccgtatactcacctagtcctgccgctgtgtagatcctgcttccccgacgccgcagcgcttcatcctgtactcagcggtcacatggtaccgctgattacagtaatgaatatgcggctgcacccctatgggaggtggagccgaatattcatttactgtaatgagcgggaccatgtgaccgctgagtacaggaagaagctgaagctgctgctgccggcgccggggaagcagggactaggtgagtatttttagacagcccccgctccccctcccctgccgacccctggtatgactcgagtataagccgagaggggcaatttccgcccaaaaaagtgggctgaaaatctcggcttatacttgagtatatacggtattataaaaGATAACCTGCAGAAATACAGTATTTTGCAATGAATAATACCTTTCACAAACCAGTGCTGGTTGTCAGTTGTTATCtgtcgtgtctaactaacatgttgggtttctatgaggaggaaaGTGCAAATATGGATGCTTGTGGTTTATCTGGACTTTCCAAAGGCATTTGATATTGTAACATaaaagccttatactgaagctacagaagcaatgaCTGGGGGAGACTATGCAGATGGGTAAAAAACTTGCTAAGGGACAGGAAACAGTtgtaaatggtacgttctctaaataggatatagtcagcagtggggtaccacagggatctgtgctaggaccgattatttctaacctctttattaatgaccttgtggatgagaTTGACAGTAAAGTGTTAGTCTTTGCTAACGACACAAAACTACCATatataggatattaaaatctgacctttacATTACAATACTGTAAGACGATCTAAATAAAGATGACAGACTGGGCAAAcgattggcaaatgagatttaatgtagataaatgtatagTAATGCACTTAGGACGGAGTAATACTTTTGCTGCATATACATCAAATTGGACAATACTtgtgactacagaacaggagaaggacttgggtattctggctaACAAGTATGATGAGCAGCAGCTGCGAAAGCAAACAAcattttagggctgtcccacacgtccagataattccggtaccggaataaatcggtaccggagttatccgtgtccgtgtgcctgggaactcacggaggccatacgagcggcacacgtgtgccgcccgtatggcgagtgggtaccacacggagcgtgtggtacccactctgcatggtgctgaagctgctgaagctgcgattcatatcctctctgcagtagcgtttgctgcagagaaaatatgaagaatagtgttaaaaataaagatccatgtgtccgccgccccccccaccccctgtgcgcccccccgctggtcagaaaatacttacccgggtcccccgtcggctgtcgctccttcctggtctggccgcggcttctcctgcatgcggtcacgtggggccgatcatttacagtcatgaatatgtggctccaccccccataggggcggagctgactattcatgattgtaaatgatcggccccacgtgaccgcatacagtaggaggcgcggccagaccaggaaggagcgagggagcgggtaagtattttctgaccagcgggggggcgcacagggggtgggggggcggcagacacatggatctttatttttaacactattcttcatattttctctatagcaaacgctgctacagggaagatatgaataccggcttcagcaccatgtgggggggacagcgcttactgtagcgctgtctccggcacgccacacggaccccagacggagaatgtccgtgtgtggtccgtgttttacgcggacccattgactctattgggtccgtgtaaaacgtgcgctcccacgaacactgacatgtctccgtgtttggcacacggagacacggtccgcaaaaaatcaatgacatctgaacagatgcattgatttttatgggtctacgtgtgtc
This window harbors:
- the LOC143794009 gene encoding cryptic protein-like; the protein is MCCSRLLYYLAFQLLIAGHLGIDFQHRTMITARSTLLVETSLEKPVRDANHTGIRKHKSTGEKIPFIGLTKTSSLDKHCCQNGGTCMLGSFCACPKHFTGRHCEFDLRKRYCGSVAHNHWLPKKCALCRCIHGVMYCFPSGACESNEYKEEMRMMQSKGRARSPCPVVMLILTAVSIGLMTLPSYL